A single region of the Denticeps clupeoides chromosome 18, fDenClu1.1, whole genome shotgun sequence genome encodes:
- the irg1l gene encoding immunoresponsive gene 1, like: protein MLSKAQKTFRPLTLMTVRALHKSALDVVERPAPEETVTSSFGRFIQGVQPYHLTPTVLRRSKRMVLDSLGVSLVGSNTEVFELALQHCQHMYARDDVSSVYGREGTRLSPTLAAFVNGVAAHSMDFDDTWHPATHPSGAVLPALLAISDMMPGNGKPSGLELLVAFNVGIEVQGRLMRFSSEARNIPKRFHPPTVVGTMGSAAASARLLSLDRTQCSHALAIAASLSGAPMANAATQSKPFHIGNAARLGLEAALLASRGLEASPLVLDAVPGVAGFSAFYEDYAPRSLVSPDEEVPRFLLEEQDMGFKRFPAHLGMHWVADAAAKVHETLVGLTGGTVPPHLVQDILLRVPPSKYINRPFPESEHQARHSFQFNACTALLDGEVTVQSFSDAALSRPDLHALLSRVRVEHPADNRANFDCMYAEVEVTLMTGDVLKGRCDTFYGHWRNPLSDDSLRKKFRNNASTVLSPAKVEGLIAVVEDLERLEDCKPLLNQIQ, encoded by the exons AAGACCTTCAGACCACTGACACTGATGACTGTGAGGGCTCTGCACAAATCAGCCCTGGATG TGGTGGAGCGTCCTGCACCCGAGGAGACGGTGACAAGCAGCTTCGGCCGCTTCATCCAGGGCGTGCAGCCCTATCACCTGACCCCCACCGTGCTGCGGCGTAGCAAACGGATGGTGCTGGACAGCCTGGGCGTGAGCCTGGTGGGCAGCAACACCGAGGTGTTTGAACTGGCACTGCAACACTGCCAG cACATGTATGCCCGGGACGACGTGAGCTCCGTCTACGGCCGCGAGGGCACTCGTCTGTCCCCGACCCTGGCAGCCTTTGTAAACGGCGTGGCG GCTCATTCCATGGACTTTGATGACACCTGGCACCCTGCAACACACCCCTCCGGCGCCGTGCTGCCCGCTCTGTTGGCAATCAGCGACATGATGCCCGGCAACGGCAAGCCGAGTGGCCTGGAACTCCTGGTGGCGTTCAACGTGGGCATTGAAGTCCAGGGGCGCCTTATGCGGTTCTCCAGCGAGGCTCGCAACATCCCCAAGAG GTTCCACCCGCCCACGGTGGTGGGCACCATGGGAAGCGCCGCTGCCAGCGCCCGCCTGCTCTCTCTGGACCGCACACAATGCAGCCACGCCCTGGCCATTGCAGCCTCTCTGTCCGGAGCCCCCATGGCAAATGCCGCCACCCAGTCAAAGCCGTTCCACATTGGCAATGCCGCCCGCCTGGGTCTCGAGGCTGCGTTGCTCGCCTCCCGTGGCCTGGAAGCCAGTCCCTTGGTACTGGATGCGGTGCCGGGCGTGGCTGGCTTCAGCGCCTTCTATGAGGACTACGCTCCTCGCTCATTGGTCTCCCCCGATGAGGAGGTGCCCCGTTTCCTCCTGGAGGAGCAAGACATGGGCTTCAAACGCTTCCCTGCCCACCTGGGCATGCACTGGGTGGCGGACGCTGCAGCCAAAGTGCACGAGACCCTGGTGGGTCTCACAGGCGGCACCGTCCCGCCACACCTGGTCCAAGACATCCTGCTAAGAGTGCCTCCCTCTAAGTACATCAACCGGCCCTTCCCCGAGTCTGAGCACCAGGCGCGCCACTCCTTCCAGTTCAACGCCTGCACGGCACTGCTGGACGGAGAGGTGACGGTGCAGTCCTTCTCAGATGCCGCGCTCAGCCGGCCCGATCTTCACGCCCTGCTGTCCCGAGTGCGAGTAGAGCACCCCGCGGACAACCGCGCCAACTTCGACTGCATGTACGCCGAGGTGGAGGTGACGCTGATGACCGGCGATGTGCTGAAAGGCCGCTGCGACACATTCTACGGCCATTGGCGCAACCCCCTCAGCGACGACAGCCTGCGCAAGAAGTTCCGTAACAATGCCAGCACCGTGCTCTCGCCAGCGAAGGTGGAGGGGCTGATCGCGGTGGTGGAGGACCTGGAGAGGTTGGAGGACTGCAAACCCCTCCTCAACCAGATCCAGTGA
- the glod5 gene encoding glyoxalase domain-containing protein 5 produces MMAPRAFGGALSRFARFYPRPRVDQTFKYPVAAGVCFKSSSPVQISHLDHLVLTVKNVARTTDFYSSVLGMQVITFKGNRKALGFGRQKFNLHEVGKEFEPKAKSPTPGSADLCLVTETPLATVAAHLKACGVALEEGPVERSGAVGPITSVYFRDPDNNLIEVSNYLK; encoded by the exons ATGATGGCGCCGAGGGCTTTTGGTGGCGCTTTGTCGCGTTTTGCCCGGTTTTATCCACGACCGCGGGTTGACCAG ACGTTTAAGTATCCCGTGGCGGCCGGCGTCTGCTTTAAAAGCTCCAGTCCCGTTCAGATCAGCCATCTGGACCATCTGGTTCTGACGGTGAAGAACGTGGCCCGTACCACGGATTTTTACTCGTCGGTTCTGGGCATGCAGGTCATTACGTTCAAG GGCAACCGGAAGGCCTTGGGCTTCGGTCGGCAGAAGTTCAACCTGCACGAAGTGGGGAAGGAGTTTGAGCCCAAAGCGAAGAGTCCCACGCCAGGGTCTGCTGATCTGTGCCTCGTTACCGAGACCCCGCTGGCCACGGTCGCCGCGCATCTCAAG GCATGTGGCGTGGCTCTAGAGGAGGGCCCGGTGGAGAGAAGTGGAGCTGTGGGCCCAATCACCTCTGTCTATTTCCGAGACCCCGACAACAATCTAATCGAAGTCTCCAACTACCTGAAGTGA
- the rlim gene encoding E3 ubiquitin-protein ligase RNF12-A isoform X2, giving the protein MDIACPGEITEEELLSRLQQVKDGADEATTTGPEGPRAESAVADPEAPEDAANGGDTLLDWLNTVHRTGNTTRSGHRGNQSWRAVSRTNPNSGDFRFSLEINVNRNLAEQQTQTEGERAAAAAAPPGAPEEAASAEEAPAETLELEEEPVGEDLAVVMEPEPVAAPETPHVTQPASPQEQVPVVTVRPLTESELRRGQVRPRSRSPEIRRTRARTARSRSPLNLDRIDGLTYVRQGPAAPFPEPPAEVEGSSRTRQHVLSRQSAMEVDTLASADAAQNPAAVPAQEEGPAGEEGGGAGRRPPTIMLDLQVRRVRPGEYRQRDSIANRTRSRSQPASHNTAYTYESEQGGFRRTFSRSERAGVRTYVSTIRIPIRRVSDTGLGEATSIALQSMIRQIMTGFGELSYFMDSDIDASDSNRRSAEPPPDARQAAAAPATSAVDAGANADRGSSAAAPRTGERDGAGDSGAARESRPRPRAPITLEETGSLPFLRLAHFFLLSDDDDEQPRGLTKEQIDNLSTRNFGESDALKTCSVCIMEYAQGNKLRKLPCSHEYHVHCIDRWLSENSTCPICRRAVLASDNRESVV; this is encoded by the exons ATGGACATTGCTTGTCCTG gTGAGATTACAGAAGAAGAGCTGCTGAGCCGCCTCCAGCAGGTGAAGGACGGAGCGGACGAAGCCACCACGACTGGTCCTGAGGGACCGAGGGCGGAGAGCGCTG TGGCGGACCCCGAGGCTCCAGAGGACGCCGCTAACGGTGGGGACACACTCCTGGACTGGCTGAATACCGTGCATCGCACCGGCAACACCACGCGCAGCGGGCACCGCGGCAACCAGTCGTGGCGGGCAGTCAGCCGCACAAACCCCAACAGCGGCGACTTCCGGTTTAGTTTGGAGATCAACGTGAACCGCAACCTTGCCGAACAGCAGACGCAGACGGAAGGCGAgcgcgcggcggcggcggcggcgccacCGGGGGCTCCTGAGGAAGCCGCGTCCGCAGAAGAAGCTCCGGCGGAAACTTTGGAGCTGGAAGAGGAGCCCGTTGGGGAAGATTTGGCGGTCGTCATGGAGCCGGAGCCTGTGGCTGCTCCGGAGACCCCTCACGTGACCCAGCCAGCCAGTCCCCAAGAGCAGGTCCCCGTCGTTACGGTGCGTCCCCTAACAGAGTCTGAACTTCGAAGGGGCCAAGTCCGGCCGCGCAGCCGCAGCCCCGAAATACGGCGCACCAGAGCCCGCACCGCCCGAAGCCGCTCCCCGCTCAACCTCGACCGCATCGACGGCCTGACCTACGTCCGCCAGGGCCCCGCCGCGCCCTTCCCCGAACCCCCGGCCGAGGTGGAGGGCAGCTCCAGGACTCGGCAGCACGTCCTGTCCCGCCAGAGCGCGATGGAAGTGGACACCCTGGCGTCCGCGGACGCCGCCCAGAATCCTGCCGCCGTCCCCGCCCAGGAGGAGGGGCCGGCCGGCGAGGAAGGGGGCGGCGCCGGCCGCAGACCCCCCACCATCATGCTGGACCTGCAGGTGCGGCGCGTCCGCCCCGGCGAGTACCGGCAGCGGGACAGCATCGCCAACCGCACGCGCTCGCGCTCCCAGCCCGCCTCCCACAACACCGCGTACACGTACGAGTCCGAGCAGGGCGGCTTCCGCCGGACGTTCTCGCGGTCCGAGCGGGCCGGCGTGCGCACGTACGTCAGCACCATCCGCATCCCCATCCGCCGCGTCTCCGACACCGGCCTCGGCGAGGCCACCTCCATCGCGCTGCAGTCCATGATACGGCAGATCATGACCGGCTTCGGGGAGCTCAGCTACTTCATGGACTCCGACATCGACGCCTCGGACTCCAACCGCAGGAGCGCCGAGCCGCCGCCGGACGCCAGACAGGCCGCGGCCGCGCCGGCCACCTCCGCGGTGGACGCCGGCGCAAACGCGGACAGGGGGTCCAGCGCCGCAGCACCACGGACAGGGGAGAGGGACGGGGCGGGGGACAGCGGCGCGGCGAGAGAGAGCCGCCCGCGGCCTCGCGCCCCCATCACCCTGGAGGAGACGGGCTCGCTGCCCTTCCTGCGGCTGGCGCACTTCTTCCTCCTGAGCGACGATGACGACGAGCAGCCGCGCGGCCTCACCAAAGAGCAGATCGACAACCTGTCCACCCGCAACTTCGGCGAGAGCGACGCCCTGAAGACCTGCAGCGTCTGCATCATGGAGTACGCGCAGGGCAACAAGCTGCGCAAGCTGCCCTGCTCGCACGAGTACCACGTGCACTGCATCGACCGCTGGCTGTCCGAGAACTCCACCTGCCCCATCTGCCGGCGCGCCGTCCTGGCGTCCGACAACCGCGAGAGCGTCGTGTAG
- the rlim gene encoding E3 ubiquitin-protein ligase RLIM isoform X1: MESSENAEQSGSDVSESQRRRQLDRLDREEAFYQFVNNLSEEDYRLMRDNNLLGTPGEITEEELLSRLQQVKDGADEATTTGPEGPRAESAVADPEAPEDAANGGDTLLDWLNTVHRTGNTTRSGHRGNQSWRAVSRTNPNSGDFRFSLEINVNRNLAEQQTQTEGERAAAAAAPPGAPEEAASAEEAPAETLELEEEPVGEDLAVVMEPEPVAAPETPHVTQPASPQEQVPVVTVRPLTESELRRGQVRPRSRSPEIRRTRARTARSRSPLNLDRIDGLTYVRQGPAAPFPEPPAEVEGSSRTRQHVLSRQSAMEVDTLASADAAQNPAAVPAQEEGPAGEEGGGAGRRPPTIMLDLQVRRVRPGEYRQRDSIANRTRSRSQPASHNTAYTYESEQGGFRRTFSRSERAGVRTYVSTIRIPIRRVSDTGLGEATSIALQSMIRQIMTGFGELSYFMDSDIDASDSNRRSAEPPPDARQAAAAPATSAVDAGANADRGSSAAAPRTGERDGAGDSGAARESRPRPRAPITLEETGSLPFLRLAHFFLLSDDDDEQPRGLTKEQIDNLSTRNFGESDALKTCSVCIMEYAQGNKLRKLPCSHEYHVHCIDRWLSENSTCPICRRAVLASDNRESVV, encoded by the exons ATGGAGAGCTCGGAGAATGCAGAGCAGAGTGGCAGCGACGTGTCGGAGTCCCAGCGGAGGCGGCAGCTGGACCGCCTGGACAGAGAGGAGGCCTTCTACCAGTTTGTGAACAATTTGAGTGAAGAGGACTACAGGTTGATGAGGGACAACAATCTCCTGGGAACCCCcg gTGAGATTACAGAAGAAGAGCTGCTGAGCCGCCTCCAGCAGGTGAAGGACGGAGCGGACGAAGCCACCACGACTGGTCCTGAGGGACCGAGGGCGGAGAGCGCTG TGGCGGACCCCGAGGCTCCAGAGGACGCCGCTAACGGTGGGGACACACTCCTGGACTGGCTGAATACCGTGCATCGCACCGGCAACACCACGCGCAGCGGGCACCGCGGCAACCAGTCGTGGCGGGCAGTCAGCCGCACAAACCCCAACAGCGGCGACTTCCGGTTTAGTTTGGAGATCAACGTGAACCGCAACCTTGCCGAACAGCAGACGCAGACGGAAGGCGAgcgcgcggcggcggcggcggcgccacCGGGGGCTCCTGAGGAAGCCGCGTCCGCAGAAGAAGCTCCGGCGGAAACTTTGGAGCTGGAAGAGGAGCCCGTTGGGGAAGATTTGGCGGTCGTCATGGAGCCGGAGCCTGTGGCTGCTCCGGAGACCCCTCACGTGACCCAGCCAGCCAGTCCCCAAGAGCAGGTCCCCGTCGTTACGGTGCGTCCCCTAACAGAGTCTGAACTTCGAAGGGGCCAAGTCCGGCCGCGCAGCCGCAGCCCCGAAATACGGCGCACCAGAGCCCGCACCGCCCGAAGCCGCTCCCCGCTCAACCTCGACCGCATCGACGGCCTGACCTACGTCCGCCAGGGCCCCGCCGCGCCCTTCCCCGAACCCCCGGCCGAGGTGGAGGGCAGCTCCAGGACTCGGCAGCACGTCCTGTCCCGCCAGAGCGCGATGGAAGTGGACACCCTGGCGTCCGCGGACGCCGCCCAGAATCCTGCCGCCGTCCCCGCCCAGGAGGAGGGGCCGGCCGGCGAGGAAGGGGGCGGCGCCGGCCGCAGACCCCCCACCATCATGCTGGACCTGCAGGTGCGGCGCGTCCGCCCCGGCGAGTACCGGCAGCGGGACAGCATCGCCAACCGCACGCGCTCGCGCTCCCAGCCCGCCTCCCACAACACCGCGTACACGTACGAGTCCGAGCAGGGCGGCTTCCGCCGGACGTTCTCGCGGTCCGAGCGGGCCGGCGTGCGCACGTACGTCAGCACCATCCGCATCCCCATCCGCCGCGTCTCCGACACCGGCCTCGGCGAGGCCACCTCCATCGCGCTGCAGTCCATGATACGGCAGATCATGACCGGCTTCGGGGAGCTCAGCTACTTCATGGACTCCGACATCGACGCCTCGGACTCCAACCGCAGGAGCGCCGAGCCGCCGCCGGACGCCAGACAGGCCGCGGCCGCGCCGGCCACCTCCGCGGTGGACGCCGGCGCAAACGCGGACAGGGGGTCCAGCGCCGCAGCACCACGGACAGGGGAGAGGGACGGGGCGGGGGACAGCGGCGCGGCGAGAGAGAGCCGCCCGCGGCCTCGCGCCCCCATCACCCTGGAGGAGACGGGCTCGCTGCCCTTCCTGCGGCTGGCGCACTTCTTCCTCCTGAGCGACGATGACGACGAGCAGCCGCGCGGCCTCACCAAAGAGCAGATCGACAACCTGTCCACCCGCAACTTCGGCGAGAGCGACGCCCTGAAGACCTGCAGCGTCTGCATCATGGAGTACGCGCAGGGCAACAAGCTGCGCAAGCTGCCCTGCTCGCACGAGTACCACGTGCACTGCATCGACCGCTGGCTGTCCGAGAACTCCACCTGCCCCATCTGCCGGCGCGCCGTCCTGGCGTCCGACAACCGCGAGAGCGTCGTGTAG